In Gemmata obscuriglobus, a single genomic region encodes these proteins:
- a CDS encoding ThuA domain-containing protein, producing the protein MRLLSNLLPATSLVVLALALGGPSRGAAPADAKPVRALLVIGGCCHDYKKQQELLTKGISARANVQWAVAYDPDTTTKHMNPVYEKDDWAKGFDVVVHDECSADVKDPKIVERILKPHKEGLPGVVLHCAMHSYRTEGFPKSTPWFDFTGLATTGHGPQMPIDVRYIDRESPITKGLGDWKTINEELYNNVTGKLLATAQPLAKGKQALKSRDGKERVDEAVVTWTNTYNGKTKVFATTLGHNNDTVADAKYLDLVARGLLWSVGKLDDAHLKPAAKVLLSDSDK; encoded by the coding sequence ATGCGCCTCCTGTCTAACCTTCTCCCGGCCACCTCACTTGTGGTTCTCGCACTGGCGCTGGGCGGGCCGTCCCGCGGCGCGGCCCCCGCGGACGCCAAACCGGTTCGCGCCCTCTTGGTCATCGGCGGGTGCTGCCACGATTACAAGAAGCAACAAGAGCTGCTCACGAAAGGCATTTCGGCACGGGCCAACGTTCAGTGGGCCGTCGCCTACGACCCCGACACGACCACGAAGCACATGAACCCCGTTTACGAGAAGGACGACTGGGCGAAGGGCTTCGATGTGGTGGTTCACGACGAGTGCAGCGCCGACGTCAAGGACCCGAAAATCGTCGAGCGCATTCTGAAGCCGCACAAGGAAGGGCTGCCGGGGGTGGTGCTGCACTGCGCGATGCACAGCTACCGCACCGAGGGGTTCCCGAAATCGACCCCGTGGTTCGACTTCACCGGCCTGGCCACGACCGGCCACGGGCCGCAAATGCCGATCGACGTTCGCTACATCGACCGGGAGAGCCCGATCACGAAAGGGCTTGGCGACTGGAAAACCATCAACGAAGAACTTTACAACAACGTGACGGGTAAACTGCTCGCGACCGCCCAACCGCTCGCGAAGGGCAAGCAGGCCCTCAAGAGCCGGGACGGCAAGGAGCGCGTGGACGAGGCCGTGGTCACCTGGACCAACACCTACAACGGCAAAACCAAGGTGTTCGCGACGACGCTCGGGCACAACAACGACACGGTCGCCGACGCGAAGTACCTCGACCTGGTCGCGCGGGGGCTGCTGTGGTCGGTCGGGAAGCTGGACGACGCGCACCTGAAGCCGGCCGCGAAGGTGCTGCTCAGCGACTCCGACAAGTGA
- a CDS encoding PAS domain S-box protein, whose translation MSELIPHTTDGAGEAAGQSAARTARPGGAGVGHWTMDPRAGTHTRDADLNRLLGLAAAETAGALDEFFAHVHPDDRGAVRAAVGAAVRGAAPLRVDFRVPLPDGSARWLRTAGGAGGAQALAGVCVDVTDLKGTEAALRTRAARYRAIAANLPNGAAVIIGPDLRCLLAEGEAFRVLGFSVADLEGKTLAEAFGPELAAVYEPHYRAALAGEPFRVERAAHGRHFITHGVPLREDGGTVVAALAVSYDITDRVHAEEAARTGAERLQLILASATDHAIFTLAPDLTVSDWSPGAEAVFGYTAAEIVGRPVDELFTPEDRAAGVPGAEVAVALRTGSVADERWHLRKGAERFFASGALTPLAGGRGFVKVLRDLSERKRMEDELRQNRDLLEEKVAARTQELAAALESRASEMLRRTEFARRLGTAQEEERQRLARDLHDTVGQTLTGLALAAAAGQIEQVRRLADELSRELHDVAVRLRPTALDDLGLAAAARELAAEWSARAKVPVDFQAVGAAGDRLPREIETALYRVVQEALTNAARYAGARRVAVVVGRRGDEAVAVVEDDGFGFDPDSVPRAAIPGRRGGLGLIGMRERVDLLGGELEIDSAPGSGTTIIARIPLRELEAREAGS comes from the coding sequence ATGTCCGAGCTGATCCCGCATACAACCGACGGAGCCGGTGAGGCTGCCGGCCAATCGGCGGCCCGTACCGCGCGGCCGGGGGGCGCCGGTGTCGGTCACTGGACGATGGACCCGCGCGCCGGGACGCACACGCGGGACGCGGACCTGAACCGGCTGCTCGGGCTGGCCGCGGCGGAAACGGCGGGGGCGCTCGACGAGTTCTTCGCCCACGTGCACCCGGACGACCGCGGGGCCGTGCGCGCCGCGGTCGGGGCGGCGGTTCGCGGCGCGGCCCCGCTCCGGGTCGATTTTCGCGTGCCGTTGCCGGACGGTTCGGCCCGCTGGCTCCGCACGGCGGGCGGTGCGGGCGGTGCGCAGGCGCTGGCCGGTGTGTGCGTGGACGTGACCGATCTGAAGGGCACCGAGGCCGCGCTCCGGACCCGCGCGGCACGGTACCGGGCCATCGCCGCCAACCTGCCCAACGGGGCCGCCGTCATCATCGGCCCCGACCTCCGGTGCCTCCTCGCCGAGGGCGAGGCGTTTCGGGTTCTCGGGTTTTCGGTTGCCGATTTGGAGGGGAAGACGCTCGCGGAAGCGTTCGGCCCGGAGCTGGCCGCCGTCTACGAGCCGCATTACCGCGCCGCACTGGCCGGCGAGCCGTTCCGGGTCGAACGCGCGGCGCACGGGCGCCACTTCATCACGCACGGCGTGCCGCTCCGCGAGGACGGCGGAACGGTCGTGGCCGCGCTCGCCGTGTCTTACGACATCACCGACCGCGTCCACGCCGAGGAGGCGGCCCGGACCGGGGCCGAGCGGCTCCAACTGATCCTCGCCAGCGCCACCGACCACGCCATCTTCACGCTCGCCCCGGACCTCACGGTGAGCGATTGGAGCCCCGGCGCGGAGGCGGTGTTCGGGTACACGGCGGCGGAGATCGTGGGCCGGCCCGTGGACGAACTCTTCACCCCCGAGGACCGGGCGGCCGGGGTGCCCGGCGCCGAGGTCGCGGTGGCCCTCCGCACCGGGAGCGTGGCCGACGAGCGGTGGCACCTGCGCAAGGGGGCGGAGCGGTTCTTCGCGTCCGGCGCGCTGACCCCGCTCGCGGGCGGGCGCGGGTTCGTCAAGGTGCTGCGGGACCTGTCCGAGCGCAAGCGGATGGAGGACGAGCTGCGCCAGAACCGCGACCTGCTGGAGGAGAAGGTGGCCGCGCGGACCCAGGAGCTGGCCGCGGCGCTGGAGTCGCGGGCGTCCGAGATGCTGCGCCGCACCGAGTTCGCGCGGCGGCTCGGGACCGCCCAGGAAGAGGAGCGCCAGCGGCTCGCCCGCGACCTGCACGACACCGTCGGCCAGACCCTGACCGGCCTGGCGCTCGCCGCCGCCGCCGGCCAAATCGAGCAGGTCCGCCGGCTGGCCGACGAGCTGAGCCGCGAGCTGCACGACGTGGCCGTGCGGCTGCGGCCGACGGCGCTCGACGACCTGGGCCTCGCGGCCGCGGCCCGCGAGCTGGCCGCCGAGTGGTCCGCGCGGGCGAAGGTGCCGGTGGACTTCCAGGCGGTCGGCGCCGCGGGCGACCGGCTCCCCCGTGAGATCGAGACGGCCCTGTACCGGGTGGTGCAGGAGGCGCTGACGAACGCGGCCCGGTACGCCGGCGCCCGGCGGGTGGCGGTGGTGGTCGGGCGCCGCGGGGACGAGGCCGTCGCGGTGGTCGAGGACGACGGGTTCGGGTTCGACCCGGACAGCGTGCCCAGGGCCGCGATCCCCGGGCGCCGGGGCGGGCTGGGGCTGATCGGGATGCGGGAGCGGGTGGACCTGCTCGGCGGGGAGCTGGAAATCGATTCCGCTCCGGGCAGCGGCACCACCATCATCGCCCGCATCCCGCTCCGGGAACTTGAGGCCCGCGAGGCCGGGAGCTGA
- a CDS encoding hybrid sensor histidine kinase/response regulator has product MPLALLLLIGLEPPGPAPLTQVADVRALSKADAAERRPVELTVAVTFVNRHLRDFFVQDVTAGVYVEESPLALGLAPGDRVILTGFTAPGTFAPAVVATGVRKIGSAEFPAPELHNLDPDDNRWLDARYVEGRVYVQRYQYNGVRVLFSVATAKGTAVINVPDNGLNLSRAAALVGSVVRFRGVCNSPRHDPNTGTASAVGRFLVASLDDIEPLPESNGSTAPIPIANVHRGFVTGPAPFARPVAVRGVVTYALEKNKVQEIAVQDDTGAALVYPSEPTDLRVGAAVLVRGYSSPRSSAIRLEHAVVSLAGPPRTAPAPFPTSADQILRDARWGRLVEVAGEVRAAAAERDGEWLVTCTDMGRQFVVAYSGPDGAALGDLEPGTQVTITGVVFPVAAQQEGDALCIRINSPEDVFVRSRPPPPPPESWWTARRVTRLLVGVGVAGLLVGGWILTLRRQVRRQAAEIRARYEREAELSRSLQESRRLEALGRLVGGIAHDFNNLLTVILGSGQLVRDLVPAASPADELLRTVIQAGERGADLTGQLLTFSRRNPIALEPMDLNEVLQEIEKLVRPAVGDGVRVVTDYAPDLPPVRADRGVLTQLVLNLATNARDAMDGAGELGLRTRCVAVAGRPVARLVVSDNGCGMDDATKARVFEPFFTTKPVGKGTGLGLATVYGIVNGLGGTIALESAVGQGTTFSIDLPGDRSAGNRAARATPGRPRPAPAVGPVLLVDDDPSVRATTAAILRYAGVIVVEADAPGAALDLIRHASEPFAVLITDIVMPELSGPQLAEQVRLRCPDIRVLFISGYPREELPQNTMPREGDRFLHKPFAAVQLLVELQALCAGSSAVPVAESQPFEVPR; this is encoded by the coding sequence ATGCCCCTCGCGCTGCTCCTGCTGATCGGACTCGAGCCGCCGGGGCCGGCCCCGCTCACGCAGGTGGCCGACGTTCGCGCGCTGAGCAAAGCGGACGCCGCGGAACGACGCCCGGTCGAGCTGACGGTTGCTGTTACGTTTGTGAACCGGCACCTTCGCGACTTTTTCGTTCAGGACGTTACGGCGGGCGTGTACGTGGAAGAGTCCCCGCTGGCGCTCGGGCTCGCGCCGGGGGACCGGGTGATCCTGACCGGGTTCACCGCCCCGGGGACCTTTGCACCGGCGGTTGTGGCGACCGGGGTGCGCAAAATCGGCTCGGCCGAGTTCCCCGCGCCGGAGCTGCACAACCTCGATCCCGACGACAACCGGTGGCTCGACGCCCGGTACGTCGAGGGGCGGGTGTACGTGCAGCGGTACCAGTACAACGGCGTCCGCGTGCTCTTTTCGGTCGCGACCGCCAAGGGGACGGCCGTGATCAACGTGCCCGACAACGGGCTGAACCTGAGCCGGGCCGCGGCGCTCGTCGGTTCGGTCGTTCGGTTCCGCGGCGTCTGCAACTCCCCGCGCCACGACCCGAACACCGGAACGGCGTCGGCGGTCGGGCGGTTCCTGGTCGCATCGCTCGACGACATCGAACCGCTCCCGGAGTCGAACGGTTCGACGGCGCCGATCCCGATCGCGAACGTGCACCGCGGGTTCGTGACCGGGCCGGCCCCGTTCGCGCGCCCGGTCGCGGTCCGCGGGGTCGTGACCTACGCGCTGGAGAAGAACAAGGTTCAAGAGATCGCCGTGCAAGACGACACGGGCGCGGCGCTCGTTTACCCGAGCGAGCCGACGGATCTGCGCGTCGGAGCGGCTGTTCTGGTGCGGGGGTACAGCTCACCCCGGTCGAGCGCGATTCGGCTCGAGCACGCCGTCGTTTCGTTGGCGGGGCCGCCCCGGACCGCCCCGGCGCCGTTCCCGACCAGTGCGGACCAGATCCTTCGCGACGCGAGGTGGGGGCGGCTGGTTGAAGTCGCGGGCGAGGTGCGCGCCGCCGCCGCCGAGCGGGACGGCGAGTGGCTCGTCACCTGCACCGACATGGGGCGGCAGTTCGTCGTCGCCTACTCCGGCCCGGACGGGGCCGCGCTGGGGGACCTCGAACCCGGGACGCAGGTCACCATCACGGGCGTCGTCTTCCCGGTGGCCGCGCAGCAAGAAGGGGACGCGTTGTGCATCCGGATCAACAGCCCCGAAGACGTTTTCGTGCGGAGCCGGCCGCCTCCGCCGCCGCCGGAGAGCTGGTGGACCGCCCGGCGCGTGACCCGGCTGCTCGTCGGGGTCGGTGTGGCCGGGCTACTCGTCGGCGGATGGATCCTCACGCTGCGGCGCCAGGTCCGGCGCCAGGCCGCCGAGATCCGCGCCCGCTACGAGCGCGAGGCCGAGCTGAGCCGCTCGCTCCAGGAGTCCCGGCGGCTCGAGGCGCTCGGCCGGCTCGTCGGCGGGATTGCGCACGACTTCAACAACCTGCTCACCGTCATCCTCGGCTCCGGGCAACTGGTGCGCGACCTGGTGCCCGCGGCGTCCCCGGCCGACGAGCTGCTGCGCACCGTGATCCAGGCCGGCGAGCGCGGGGCCGACCTGACCGGCCAGCTGCTCACGTTCTCGCGCCGCAACCCGATCGCGCTGGAGCCGATGGACCTCAACGAGGTGCTCCAAGAGATCGAGAAGCTGGTCCGCCCGGCGGTCGGGGACGGCGTCCGGGTCGTGACCGATTACGCGCCGGACCTGCCCCCGGTGCGGGCGGACCGGGGGGTGCTGACGCAGCTCGTGCTGAACCTGGCCACGAACGCGCGGGACGCGATGGACGGGGCCGGTGAACTGGGCCTGCGCACCCGCTGCGTCGCGGTCGCCGGCCGCCCCGTCGCGCGGCTGGTCGTGTCGGACAACGGGTGCGGCATGGACGACGCGACCAAGGCCCGGGTGTTCGAGCCGTTCTTCACCACGAAGCCCGTCGGGAAGGGGACGGGGCTGGGGCTGGCGACCGTGTACGGGATCGTTAACGGCCTGGGCGGCACGATCGCGCTCGAATCGGCGGTGGGGCAGGGGACCACGTTCTCGATCGACCTGCCCGGGGACCGCAGCGCGGGAAACAGAGCGGCGCGTGCGACCCCGGGCCGGCCCCGGCCGGCGCCCGCGGTCGGGCCGGTGCTCCTCGTGGACGACGACCCGTCGGTCCGCGCGACGACCGCCGCGATCCTCCGGTACGCCGGGGTCATTGTTGTTGAAGCCGATGCGCCCGGCGCGGCCCTCGATCTGATCCGGCACGCCAGCGAACCGTTTGCCGTTCTGATCACCGACATCGTCATGCCCGAACTGAGCGGGCCGCAACTGGCGGAACAGGTCCGCCTCCGGTGCCCGGACATCCGGGTGCTGTTCATTTCCGGCTACCCGCGCGAGGAGCTGCCCCAGAACACGATGCCGCGCGAAGGGGACCGGTTCTTGCACAAGCCGTTCGCGGCGGTCCAGCTTTTGGTGGAGTTGCAGGCGCTGTGTGCGGGCTCCTCAGCCGTGCCGGTGGCCGAGTCGCAGCCGTTCGAGGTTCCGCGGTAA